GTGGCAGAGAGCATGGTGTTGGCTAAACCTAAACCATACCTTTTAGGTCTCTGACCCAGCAGATAACCGGGGAACCCGAGAAGCATCCGGGTGCACTAGCCCAGCCTTTCCGGTGGCACCCAGCAGACGGTAGTGGTTTGTGTACTGAAAGGTTCTGAAGGAGTCAGATTCAGCAGGAGGGAGACTGAAGCAGAAAGTCCCTTCACTTTAGATTACAAAGGTCGTGTGTTCCCTGCTTAATTCAGATCAACCTGAGACGTGTGAATTGGGCTGCTCTGAATTTCCCTTTCCGAGGTGCCTGTTACAGAGCCTGAAGCTCAGCTTGGGTCCCCTGGAAAGCCCATAGTGTCCAGGGCATGACTGCCCGTGCTTTTCCCTTCGTTGCTCTGCCTGCACTTTACAAGCCACCTGTCTTTCTTTGCTCCGTTTTACTCTTAACTGCATCCCATGGAACCATGTAGGGACCTTTTCAGTCCTTTCTGGAACATGGTGGTGGGAATTCGCTCCCTCCTGGCCACCTCTGTGGTCTGGAAGGTGCTGGTCTCAAGAAGTCTGGTGCGCCTTGGGGCACGTGTGCACCCTGGACCCCGAGAACCTGGCCATGGAAGCAGTGACACGTCCCCTTTGTCTTTGCAGGAGCCCGATGCCCCCTCCAAATCCAAATCcagcagctcctcctcctcctccacatcttcctcctcctcctcagatgAAGAGGATGACAGCGATCTAGATGCCAAGAGGGGCCCCCGGGGCCGTGAGACCCACCCAGTGCCTCAGAAGAAGGCCCAGATCCTGGTGGCCAAGCCTGAGCTGAAGGATCCCACCCGGAAAAAGCGGGGCCGCAAGCCCCTGTCGCCGGAGCAGAAGGCGGCCCGGAGACCCGTGAGCCTGGCCAAGGTGCTGAAGACCGCCCGCAAGGACCTGGGGTCGCCAGCCAGCAAGCTGCCCCCTCCACTCAGCGCCCCTGTGGCAGGCCTGGCCGCTCTGAAGGCCCATGCCAAGGAGGCCTGTGGCGGCCCCAGCGCCATGGCCACGCCAGAGAACCTGGCCAGCCTGATGAGGGGCATGGCCAGCAGCCCCGGCCGGGGCGGCATCAGCTGGCAGAGCTCCATCGTGCACTACATGAGCCGGATGGGCCAGGGCCAGGCGCAGGCCGCCGGCAGACCGGCGCTCAAGACCCAGAGCAGCGGCAAGTGCAGCCTCGGGCTGGACCTCAAGGTGAGGACGCAGAAGGGGGAGCTGGGGATAAGCCCCCCAGGAAGTAGGGTCCCCAAGGCCCCTAGCAGTGGGGCTGGGGAGCAGAAAGCGGGGAGTGCAGGGGGGCCCCCACACGTCCACATCCACGGCGGTGGCAAAGCCCCTGCTGGGTGCCTGGGTCCTCAGCCCACCCCGACGCAGGAGCTGAGCCTCCAGGTCTTGGACTTACAGAGCGTCAAGAATGGCATGCCGGGGGTGGGTGTGGTCGCCCGCCATGTCACCAAGGGTGTCCCTGCCACCAACCCAGCCACTGGGAAGGGTTCTGGGGGTGGCCCTACGGTGGGGAGCGGGGCCAGCGTGCCCACTGACACCAGCAAGAGTGAGAAGCTGGCCTCTAGGGTGGCAGCTCTGCCCGCCCCTGCAGGCAAGAGGGACTGTGTCAAGGGCAGCGCGGCCCCCAGTGGGCAGGAGGGCCACTCGGCCCCTGGAGAGGTGCGCAAGATGACCACACTGTCGGAGATGAGCACCGGCGAGGAGAACAGCAGCTCCGACTCGGACCCCGACTCCGCCTCACCACCCGGCACCGAGCACAACTTGTCTGTGTCCGTCCAGACGAGCCAGGACTGGAAGCCCACCCGCAGCCTCATCGAGCACGTCTTTGTCACCGATGTCACTGCCAACCTCATCACGGTGACAGTGAAGGAGTCCCCCACCAGCGTGGGCTTCTTCAACCTGAGACATTACTGATGTCCGCAGGCGCCTGGCTGCCCAGGTCTCGCCTgcctctctctggtttctggttgGGTGGGCTGCACCTCAGTCCCTCTAGGGGGGCCAGGGGGCCTTGTTCAGGGGCAGGTCTGGAAGGGACTTCTCCCTGACCCTGGCCCTGCCTGTGACGTGAGGCAGGAGCAGTGCCTTGATGCCTTGCTGGGCCTGGCCTCGCCCTTGTTtctacctctgggcctttgcttcCCTTTCCATTCACCTCAGGTCTGAGTGACCACCTGCGGCTCCACCTGAGCATGTTTACGCCAAGCCCTGATGGTGCTGTGTGAACTCTCCTCGCTGTCCTCTGGTGACAGGTGGTGGTCACCTCTCCTGCTTGGCCAGGGGCAGGGGGCTTGGAGGAGGAATCTTCTGGTCCAGCTTGGCTGTTCCCTGCCCAGCAGTGGAGAGAGAAAGTATATTGGGGTGTTGGAGGCAAGGCCTCGGGACTGTTACAGGAGAGCTTGTTTTTAGAAGATGGGGAGGGGGCCTGCCTGGTCAGAACCCCCGCCTCAGCGCAGTGCCTGAGCTGTGCAGGGGGAGGGCTGTCCCACCCCTGACTACCGAGCAGTGTGGCCTTATTGTAAAAGGATAGGTGCTGGCAGCTGCAGGAGGGTGGAGACCCCCAAAGAGGTTGGTTTCTGTGCCTGTAAACTGGTTCAGATTCACAGCTGCAGCCCCAAAAGCTGACCCAGAATTCGGCATGGCCTGGGCGCACAGGCTGGTCCTGGGCTGTTTCACTCAGAGCCTCCAAGTTTGGGGGACAGGAGAAGGTTGTCTCTCCACTGCCAGCCTGTGCAAAGACTGCATAGTCCCGACCCTGGCCCCGCAAACCGCCCCCCGGGACTCTCTGGAAGGCGTGGGTGCAAGACAGTGCTGCCTTCCGGCTGTTGTGCGGCTGCTTGCCGAACGAAGTTCCCACCCCCAGCCGCCTCTGCCCAGGTGGATGGGCACCACGTTTCCCTGACAATCCCCCCACCTCTGGGGGTTCTATGTTCTCAGCAGAGAAGCTGTATATCCAAACTATTGGGGAAGTAGGACAAAATCTGAGCAGCCCACCTGGCAGGGCACCCCCAAAAGGCCAAATCTGGTCACccccaggtggctggggctgggagctgCCGTGTGTGGTTCCTGACCATCGTCAGAATTGTGTTACCAGCTTGTTGGGGAGGTAGGACAGTGAGTGGGTTCACTGGGTCTCTGTGATGCCAAAAAGAAATGTGGAAATGTGGGGGCACTTTATTACTTGAGTTACTGT
The sequence above is a segment of the Manis pentadactyla isolate mManPen7 chromosome 4, mManPen7.hap1, whole genome shotgun sequence genome. Coding sequences within it:
- the CBX2 gene encoding chromobox protein homolog 2, translating into MEELSSVGEQVFAAECILSKRLRKGKLEYLVKWRGWSSKHNSWEPEENILDPRLLLAFQKKEHEKEMQNRKRGKRPRGRPRKHTVMSSCSRHSKLKEPDAPSKSKSSSSSSSSTSSSSSSDEEDDSDLDAKRGPRGRETHPVPQKKAQILVAKPELKDPTRKKRGRKPLSPEQKAARRPVSLAKVLKTARKDLGSPASKLPPPLSAPVAGLAALKAHAKEACGGPSAMATPENLASLMRGMASSPGRGGISWQSSIVHYMSRMGQGQAQAAGRPALKTQSSGKCSLGLDLKVRTQKGELGISPPGSRVPKAPSSGAGEQKAGSAGGPPHVHIHGGGKAPAGCLGPQPTPTQELSLQVLDLQSVKNGMPGVGVVARHVTKGVPATNPATGKGSGGGPTVGSGASVPTDTSKSEKLASRVAALPAPAGKRDCVKGSAAPSGQEGHSAPGEVRKMTTLSEMSTGEENSSSDSDPDSASPPGTEHNLSVSVQTSQDWKPTRSLIEHVFVTDVTANLITVTVKESPTSVGFFNLRHY